A genomic window from Chlorobium phaeobacteroides DSM 266 includes:
- the hypB gene encoding hydrogenase nickel incorporation protein HypB produces the protein MCDTCGCSTDGGALLRKPGDSDYHVHIGDEGHGHEHGHDHDHDRHHHDHQAGRSRKIEVEQDVLLKNNLLAERNRGYFEARNILALNFLSSPGSGKTSLLEKIIPMFRLKHPVAVIEGDQQTTNDADRIHALGVEVIQVNTGTGCHLDALMINRAVKELNLQNNSLLCIENVGNLVCPAMFDLGEACKVVVISVTEGDDKPLKYPNMFHEADVCVLNKTDLLDYVDFDSAQCKKNALSINHHLEWFEVSAKTGEGLELLMQWLENRMEQS, from the coding sequence ATGTGTGATACCTGTGGTTGCTCAACGGACGGAGGAGCGCTGCTTCGCAAGCCGGGAGACAGCGATTACCATGTTCATATAGGCGATGAAGGGCATGGCCATGAGCACGGTCATGATCATGACCATGATCGCCATCACCACGACCATCAGGCTGGTCGCAGTCGGAAAATTGAGGTTGAACAGGATGTTCTGTTGAAAAACAATCTCCTTGCCGAGAGAAATCGGGGTTATTTTGAGGCAAGAAATATTCTTGCACTTAATTTTCTCAGTTCACCCGGTTCCGGTAAAACATCACTGCTTGAAAAGATCATACCCATGTTTCGCCTCAAGCATCCGGTTGCGGTTATCGAGGGTGATCAACAGACGACCAACGATGCCGATCGTATTCATGCTCTTGGCGTTGAGGTGATTCAGGTGAACACAGGGACGGGATGCCATCTCGATGCGCTTATGATCAATCGTGCAGTCAAAGAGCTGAATCTTCAGAATAATTCGTTGTTGTGTATCGAAAATGTAGGCAATCTTGTCTGTCCGGCGATGTTCGATCTCGGCGAGGCGTGCAAGGTTGTGGTGATCAGTGTGACGGAGGGCGATGATAAACCGCTGAAATATCCCAATATGTTTCATGAGGCGGATGTTTGCGTGCTCAACAAGACCGATCTGCTTGACTATGTTGATTTTGATTCTGCGCAATGCAAAAAGAACGCACTTTCGATCAATCACCACCTTGAATGGTTTGAGGTTTCGGCCAAGACCGGAGAGGGTCTCGAACTCTTGATGCAATGGCTCGAAAACAGAATGGAACAGAGCTGA
- a CDS encoding coenzyme F420 hydrogenase/dehydrogenase beta subunit N-terminal domain-containing protein, which produces MKPPAKLENPRFDEPLCSRCGLCMGNAWPTEESLLSCVFNTGWLGKHEEKLFGRKRNMLDADELRFGIAKERFNAVMKKPVEGAQWSGIITALSAQALRTGLVDGVVTLHGTTFQPKAVLATTRNEVFEARGNKPVLSPVLQALHTAWMEKKKKLLVVGAACHVHVLRDFAD; this is translated from the coding sequence ATGAAGCCTCCAGCGAAACTTGAAAACCCGAGATTTGATGAACCACTGTGCAGCCGTTGCGGTTTATGCATGGGCAATGCCTGGCCTACTGAAGAGAGCCTCCTGAGCTGTGTCTTCAATACCGGTTGGCTGGGAAAACATGAAGAAAAGCTTTTCGGCAGAAAAAGAAACATGCTCGACGCCGATGAACTCCGTTTCGGTATAGCAAAAGAACGGTTCAATGCGGTCATGAAAAAACCCGTTGAAGGAGCCCAGTGGAGCGGCATCATCACGGCCCTTTCCGCACAGGCACTGCGTACCGGCCTGGTAGACGGTGTTGTCACCCTGCACGGCACAACGTTTCAGCCCAAAGCGGTGCTTGCAACAACCCGGAATGAAGTTTTCGAGGCAAGAGGCAATAAACCCGTACTTTCACCGGTACTCCAGGCCCTGCATACCGCATGGATGGAAAAAAAGAAAAAGCTGCTGGTTGTCGGTGCGGCATGCCATGTTCATGTCCTGCGTGATTTTGCCGACTGA
- the hypA gene encoding hydrogenase maturation nickel metallochaperone HypA, with product MHEMSVAISIVDAVCETARKDGALSVSRIELVVGRLAGLQVESLRFCFSSAAKGTLAEDAVLAVEEPEARGECGDCGSRFPVSFFYAECPVCRSLKVRIVSGEEFMIQSIIIEEGE from the coding sequence ATGCATGAAATGTCGGTAGCTATCTCCATTGTCGATGCTGTATGCGAAACGGCTCGAAAAGATGGGGCTCTTTCAGTTTCCCGTATTGAGCTTGTGGTAGGAAGGCTTGCGGGTCTACAAGTCGAATCGCTTCGGTTCTGCTTTTCTTCGGCAGCAAAGGGGACTCTTGCTGAAGACGCCGTTCTTGCTGTTGAGGAGCCTGAAGCCAGAGGGGAGTGCGGTGATTGCGGATCGAGGTTTCCCGTCTCTTTTTTTTATGCGGAGTGCCCGGTTTGCCGTTCACTGAAAGTTCGCATTGTTTCGGGAGAAGAGTTCATGATTCAGTCAATTATTATCGAAGAGGGAGAATAA
- the hypF gene encoding carbamoyltransferase HypF, with protein sequence MARKQNGTELNVEPGIGEVRRGILVHGIVQGVGFRPFVYRTAKALGLRGFIKNTSSGVSVEVQGSEDLIGKFLFEVQQHAPPLAKIHSFEVRPMIPVEEDGFSIELSLAGSEVETLISPDIALCVDCRRELADPENRRFQYPFINCTNCGPRFTIVEKIPYDRQYTSMKGFAMCPICDKEYHDPLDRRFHAQPTACRDCGPRIELRDASGQKVRCIDALAEAAALLKDGKILALKGVGGFHLAVDARNDAAVRLLRERKGREEKPFAVMMSDMELVRQFCDVEPEEASALLSPEAPIVLLVKRSMKGLSASIAPGNDRLGVMLPYSPLHSLLFDRGADVLLMTSANFSEEPILHENREAMERLGGIADAFLLHDRPIHIRCDDSVTIFLSGKLRQIRRSRGYVPAPVFLSGGGAPVMGTGGELKNTLCFLKGSKAILSQHIGDMKNYEAWQHFEQIFRHLQGIFQVSPELLVHDLHPGYMTTQWAAAQPLPMLGVQHHHAHLVSCLAENRTDGPAIGIVLDGTGYGTDGMIWGGEVLIGDASEAERFASLEPMPLPGGDAAITQPWRAALGYLFRSFSVLPELPFMSGKPAGLVLELLEKKLNTPETSSCGRLFDVVAALSGICDRITFEGQAAIALMQAAGGSIGREGFSFSFEENAGGLRILVAPLVREIADALGKGMSPGEVSRRFHRTLVDCFLEITLKASQQSGVKTVALSGGVFQNELLFEALIQELEHAGYRVLTHREVPTNDGGLCLGQAVIGRRFLEGRYRGVR encoded by the coding sequence ATGGCTCGAAAACAGAATGGAACAGAGCTGAACGTCGAGCCGGGAATCGGTGAAGTTCGCCGGGGTATTCTTGTTCACGGAATTGTTCAAGGGGTGGGGTTTCGTCCTTTTGTGTACCGTACGGCTAAAGCGCTTGGTCTGAGGGGATTTATCAAGAATACCTCTTCAGGCGTTTCAGTGGAGGTGCAGGGTTCAGAGGATCTGATCGGAAAGTTTCTTTTTGAAGTGCAGCAACATGCTCCGCCGCTTGCAAAAATACATTCGTTTGAAGTACGCCCCATGATACCCGTAGAGGAAGATGGGTTCAGCATCGAGCTCTCTCTTGCAGGATCGGAGGTGGAGACACTGATTTCTCCGGATATCGCACTGTGCGTCGATTGCCGGCGAGAGCTCGCAGACCCTGAAAACCGTCGGTTTCAATACCCTTTTATCAACTGTACGAATTGCGGTCCCCGATTTACCATTGTTGAAAAAATTCCCTATGACCGGCAGTATACCTCAATGAAGGGGTTTGCGATGTGCCCGATATGCGATAAAGAGTATCATGATCCGCTTGACCGCCGTTTTCATGCTCAGCCGACAGCCTGCCGGGATTGCGGCCCCCGGATTGAGCTGCGGGATGCCTCCGGACAGAAGGTTCGCTGTATTGATGCTCTCGCTGAAGCCGCTGCACTTCTAAAAGATGGAAAGATTCTCGCGCTTAAAGGGGTCGGTGGGTTTCATCTTGCAGTTGATGCCCGAAACGATGCCGCCGTTCGTCTTCTGAGGGAAAGAAAAGGGCGCGAGGAGAAACCGTTTGCCGTTATGATGAGCGATATGGAACTTGTCCGGCAGTTCTGTGATGTGGAGCCTGAAGAGGCTTCGGCACTCCTTTCACCGGAAGCGCCCATTGTCTTGCTTGTAAAAAGGTCGATGAAAGGTCTTTCTGCCTCAATAGCTCCGGGAAACGACCGGCTTGGGGTAATGCTTCCCTATTCTCCTTTGCACAGTCTTCTTTTTGACCGTGGAGCAGATGTGCTGCTTATGACCAGCGCGAATTTCAGCGAGGAGCCCATTCTGCATGAAAACAGAGAGGCCATGGAGCGACTCGGTGGTATTGCTGATGCTTTTCTTCTGCATGATCGGCCGATCCATATCCGTTGTGACGACTCAGTGACCATTTTTCTGTCAGGAAAACTACGGCAGATACGGCGCAGCAGAGGGTATGTTCCTGCACCTGTTTTTCTTTCCGGGGGAGGTGCTCCGGTGATGGGTACCGGTGGGGAACTGAAAAATACGCTCTGTTTTTTGAAGGGCAGCAAAGCGATCCTCAGTCAGCATATCGGTGATATGAAGAACTATGAGGCCTGGCAGCATTTTGAGCAGATATTCCGTCATTTGCAGGGTATTTTTCAGGTTTCACCCGAACTGCTTGTGCATGATCTGCACCCTGGCTATATGACGACGCAGTGGGCTGCGGCGCAGCCTTTGCCGATGCTTGGAGTTCAGCACCATCATGCACATCTGGTTTCCTGTCTTGCTGAAAACAGGACGGATGGTCCGGCAATCGGGATTGTGCTTGACGGTACAGGGTACGGAACCGATGGGATGATATGGGGCGGTGAGGTGCTGATCGGAGATGCTTCGGAAGCGGAACGTTTTGCTTCGCTTGAGCCTATGCCTCTGCCGGGTGGAGATGCAGCCATCACACAACCCTGGCGGGCGGCTCTCGGTTATCTTTTTAGAAGTTTTTCCGTTCTGCCTGAACTGCCCTTTATGAGCGGAAAACCGGCAGGCTTGGTGCTTGAACTTCTTGAAAAAAAGCTCAATACCCCTGAAACCTCAAGTTGCGGAAGGTTGTTTGATGTCGTTGCGGCGCTTTCCGGGATATGCGACCGGATCACCTTTGAAGGACAGGCGGCAATTGCCCTTATGCAGGCTGCTGGCGGCAGTATTGGTCGGGAGGGTTTTTCTTTTTCTTTTGAGGAAAATGCCGGAGGCCTCCGTATACTGGTTGCTCCCCTTGTTCGGGAAATTGCCGATGCTCTGGGTAAAGGGATGTCTCCGGGTGAGGTCAGCAGGAGGTTTCATCGCACGCTGGTTGATTGTTTTCTGGAAATCACCCTGAAGGCCTCACAACAGAGCGGTGTGAAAACAGTTGCCTTAAGCGGCGGAGTGTTTCAGAACGAGCTGCTTTTTGAGGCGCTTATACAGGAGCTTGAACATGCCGGTTACCGGGTACTTACGCACAGAGAGGTGCCGACAAATGATGGAGGTCTCTGTCTCGGTCAGGCAGTTATCGGTCGCCGGTTTCTCGAAGGTCGATATCGAGGAGTCCGGTAA
- a CDS encoding DUF1207 domain-containing protein, which produces MKHKSMICRLLTVTAALTISSLQNATADPLLDPTFNTLFKPLMADPTEPRIAVMPWLNDNYLQLDIGTSVDLYQNDKKDFAVGVDFGTYSLLERGDNFKFPVDTIDYMFGINATWKKNIASDSFPFDELSARVRLSHISAHFEDGHFDNETNQWIQGDCPFEIPFTYSREFVNAVVALSSPDKRIYAGYQYIYHTSPGNISPHSFQAGVEIGRPDNIYAALDYKLLPIWDESRNESQGYRGTLNLQAGTRLGFIGLDGVRLAYNYFNGMSRQGMYFYRDESYSSLGMIIDL; this is translated from the coding sequence ATGAAACACAAAAGCATGATATGCCGGCTGCTCACCGTAACTGCAGCGCTCACCATCTCATCATTGCAGAACGCAACTGCCGACCCGCTGCTCGACCCGACATTCAATACGCTCTTCAAACCGCTCATGGCAGATCCAACAGAACCCAGAATAGCTGTCATGCCATGGCTCAATGACAACTATCTGCAACTCGACATAGGAACATCCGTAGATCTCTACCAGAACGACAAAAAAGATTTCGCTGTCGGGGTTGATTTTGGAACCTATTCGCTTCTCGAACGCGGTGACAATTTTAAATTTCCCGTCGATACCATCGATTACATGTTCGGCATTAACGCAACATGGAAAAAAAATATCGCATCAGACAGCTTCCCCTTTGATGAGCTCAGCGCACGAGTAAGGCTCAGTCATATCTCGGCTCACTTTGAAGATGGACACTTTGACAATGAAACAAACCAGTGGATCCAGGGAGACTGCCCGTTTGAAATTCCATTCACCTACAGCAGAGAATTCGTCAACGCCGTTGTGGCACTCAGCTCACCGGACAAACGAATCTATGCCGGATACCAGTACATCTATCATACCAGTCCGGGCAACATAAGTCCGCACTCTTTTCAGGCCGGAGTTGAAATTGGCCGACCGGATAACATCTATGCCGCACTCGATTATAAACTGCTGCCGATCTGGGATGAAAGCAGAAATGAAAGTCAGGGATACCGGGGAACACTGAATCTTCAGGCAGGAACAAGACTGGGATTTATCGGACTTGACGGCGTTCGGCTTGCCTACAACTACTTTAACGGTATGAGCCGGCAAGGAATGTATTTCTATCGGGATGAAAGCTACAGCTCACTCGGCATGATCATCGACCTGTAA
- a CDS encoding ISL3 family transposase: MNDLTLFQMALGLESPWYVSSSSFDVDQKRLDIRIDFKPGSTFCCPQCGREGVKAYDTSEATWRHLNFFQHEAYLTVRVPRISCPECGILKLQSFPWSRRESGFTLLFEAMIMIMAKSMPVKAIAAIVGEHDTRIWRIINHYVEKAREQEDHSAVTMVGVDETSSKRGHNYVSLFVDLAVSKVLFATEGKDAATVKRFSEDLAAHKGDPALITEFCSDMSPAFIKGVADNFTNAQLTFDKFHIMQVINNAVDEVRRQEQKERPELQRSRYIWLKNQNNLKASQRKRLDELSLPRLNLKTTRAYRMRLTFQEFFEQPQVLVEAFLKKWYFWATHSQLQPMKEAAYTIKRHWSGILRWFTSRINNGVLEGINSLIQAAKARARGYRTTKNLINMIYLISGKLNFGLPT; encoded by the coding sequence ATGAACGACCTTACCCTTTTTCAGATGGCCTTGGGACTTGAGTCCCCATGGTATGTATCGTCCTCATCATTTGATGTCGACCAAAAGCGCTTGGACATACGAATAGATTTTAAACCGGGCAGCACCTTCTGTTGTCCTCAATGCGGCCGAGAAGGCGTGAAGGCCTATGATACCTCCGAGGCAACATGGCGCCATCTCAACTTCTTTCAGCATGAGGCCTACCTGACAGTTCGAGTGCCTCGTATATCCTGCCCTGAGTGCGGCATTCTCAAGCTGCAATCATTTCCCTGGTCTCGCCGTGAGAGCGGCTTTACTCTGCTGTTTGAGGCGATGATCATGATCATGGCGAAGTCAATGCCGGTCAAGGCAATAGCCGCCATTGTCGGCGAGCATGACACCCGTATCTGGCGGATCATCAACCACTATGTCGAAAAAGCCCGAGAGCAGGAGGATCACTCGGCAGTCACCATGGTAGGTGTTGATGAAACCTCCAGCAAGCGCGGTCATAACTATGTGTCGCTGTTCGTTGACCTTGCCGTATCGAAAGTGTTGTTTGCCACTGAAGGGAAAGATGCAGCAACGGTCAAGCGATTCAGTGAAGATCTTGCCGCCCATAAGGGTGATCCGGCATTGATCACCGAATTCTGCAGCGACATGTCACCGGCATTCATCAAAGGGGTCGCCGATAACTTTACCAATGCCCAACTGACCTTTGACAAGTTCCATATCATGCAGGTCATTAATAATGCTGTCGATGAAGTGCGGCGTCAGGAGCAAAAAGAGCGCCCTGAATTGCAGAGAAGCCGGTACATCTGGCTGAAAAACCAGAACAACCTGAAGGCTTCACAACGCAAACGCCTTGATGAGTTATCCTTGCCCCGACTGAATCTGAAAACAACTCGAGCATACCGCATGCGACTAACTTTTCAGGAGTTTTTCGAGCAACCTCAGGTATTGGTGGAAGCATTTCTGAAGAAGTGGTATTTCTGGGCAACCCACAGCCAGCTGCAGCCAATGAAAGAGGCGGCTTACACCATCAAACGACACTGGTCTGGCATTCTGCGATGGTTCACTTCTCGTATCAATAATGGGGTACTTGAGGGAATCAATAGCCTCATCCAGGCAGCCAAAGCACGGGCACGGGGTTACCGTACTACCAAAAATCTCATCAATATGATCTACCTGATCAGCGGGAAGCTTAATTTTGGCTTACCCACTTGA
- a CDS encoding NUDIX domain-containing protein: MAQVNLRVSALCVQDDCVLLIEHKSFAPDDPELPGRYWILPGGVVERGETLDEALRREMKEETGLSCSVGSLLFIKELLYPYPGAEEAGNMHHSVSLGFYCTVTGGELITGKDPEYADDQQMIVEVKWIPVAELDHYELYPPFLEGYIRQHQSDNFSTATPEFFVSMQ, translated from the coding sequence ATGGCACAAGTCAATTTAAGGGTCAGTGCGTTGTGTGTGCAGGACGACTGTGTTCTGCTCATCGAACACAAGAGTTTTGCTCCGGATGATCCGGAGTTGCCGGGACGGTACTGGATTCTGCCTGGAGGTGTAGTTGAACGGGGCGAGACTCTTGATGAAGCTTTGCGAAGAGAGATGAAGGAGGAGACAGGTTTGTCGTGCAGTGTTGGAAGCCTGCTCTTTATCAAGGAGTTGCTCTATCCCTACCCTGGGGCAGAGGAGGCAGGAAACATGCATCACTCCGTATCGCTTGGTTTTTATTGTACGGTGACCGGCGGGGAGCTGATAACCGGCAAGGATCCGGAGTATGCCGATGATCAGCAGATGATCGTTGAGGTGAAATGGATTCCGGTAGCAGAACTCGATCACTATGAGCTCTATCCGCCTTTTCTTGAAGGATATATCCGCCAGCATCAGTCCGATAACTTCAGCACCGCCACACCGGAATTTTTTGTTTCGATGCAGTAG
- a CDS encoding aspartate carbamoyltransferase catalytic subunit: protein MKHLTGLCELPLYEIQRLLDLAAVFKKELRTKAPAFAPTLLSKKIALAFFENSTRTRFSFEIAAKHLGASTLNFTASSSSVSKGETLGDTIKNLEAMQVDAFVIRHPSSGAADLITGITSKSVINAGDGSHEHPTQALLDMFTLKEHFGSLEGLNVFILGDILHSRVARSNIFGMLTLGANVALCSPSTLLPPGTSDLGIRIFTDLDQAIQWADAAIVLRLQLERATGGYLPSLGEYAVHFGLTDERLERIRKHLLVLHPGPINREIEISSRVADRMQPPGFSSSLLLQQVTNGIAVRMAVLQTLLAE, encoded by the coding sequence GTGAAGCATCTTACCGGTTTATGTGAACTCCCTCTCTATGAAATCCAGCGTCTGCTTGATCTGGCCGCCGTTTTTAAAAAAGAGCTGAGAACAAAAGCTCCCGCTTTTGCGCCGACACTGCTGTCAAAAAAAATTGCCCTCGCTTTTTTCGAAAACTCGACCCGAACCCGATTCTCCTTTGAAATCGCAGCAAAACACCTTGGAGCAAGCACGCTTAACTTTACCGCATCGTCAAGCAGCGTCAGCAAAGGAGAAACGCTCGGCGACACCATCAAAAACCTCGAAGCCATGCAGGTGGATGCCTTTGTTATCAGGCATCCCTCCTCAGGCGCAGCCGACCTTATTACGGGAATAACAAGCAAAAGCGTCATTAATGCGGGAGATGGATCGCATGAGCATCCAACCCAGGCACTGCTCGACATGTTTACGCTCAAAGAACACTTCGGCAGTCTGGAGGGATTGAACGTCTTCATTCTTGGCGATATTCTGCACAGCCGTGTTGCCCGATCAAATATTTTCGGCATGCTCACCCTTGGAGCAAACGTTGCGCTATGCAGCCCGTCAACCCTTCTTCCTCCCGGCACCTCTGACCTCGGAATCCGCATTTTCACGGATCTTGATCAGGCAATCCAGTGGGCAGATGCGGCAATCGTGCTCCGTCTGCAACTTGAGCGCGCCACGGGCGGCTATCTTCCTTCGCTTGGAGAATATGCCGTACACTTCGGGCTTACCGACGAACGGCTCGAACGGATTCGCAAACATCTCCTGGTACTGCATCCCGGCCCGATAAACCGCGAAATCGAAATATCAAGCCGCGTTGCAGACCGTATGCAACCCCCCGGATTCTCAAGCAGTCTCCTGCTTCAACAGGTAACCAATGGCATTGCAGTCCGAATGGCTGTTCTGCAAACGCTGCTTGCAGAGTGA
- the hypD gene encoding hydrogenase formation protein HypD encodes MKFIDEYRDPKLALAILEEIRRKTTRAWTIMEICGGQTHSIIRNGIDQLLPDAITLAHGPGCPVCVTPLETIERALLLAGMPEVILASFGDMLRVPGSSKDLFLVRSEGGDVRFVFSPLDALQIARDNPHKEVVFLAVGFETTAPANAMAAYQAKREGIGNFSLLVSQVMVPPAMRAILSSPDNKVEGFLAAGHVCAVMGYEEYEAVSGEFHVPIVPTGFEPVDLLAGILKTIELLEDQKAEVFNRYGRVVSREGNLAARRLMDSVYMVSDRQWRGIGLIPKSGLALREEYAAWDAEKKFDLSHITAGESPLCMSGSVLRGVLKPDACPAFGRECNPQHPLGATMVSSEGACAAYYNYHRNPF; translated from the coding sequence ATGAAGTTTATTGACGAGTACCGCGATCCGAAGCTTGCCCTTGCCATTCTTGAAGAGATCAGGAGAAAAACGACAAGAGCATGGACTATCATGGAGATATGCGGCGGACAGACCCATTCCATCATACGTAATGGGATTGATCAGCTTCTGCCCGATGCTATAACGCTGGCGCATGGACCGGGATGTCCGGTTTGCGTCACTCCCCTTGAAACTATCGAGAGAGCTTTGCTTCTCGCCGGCATGCCCGAGGTGATTCTTGCAAGTTTCGGGGACATGCTACGGGTGCCCGGCAGTTCCAAAGATCTCTTTCTCGTGCGCAGCGAGGGCGGCGATGTGCGTTTTGTGTTTTCTCCGCTGGATGCTCTGCAGATTGCGCGTGATAATCCTCATAAAGAGGTGGTGTTTCTTGCTGTCGGCTTTGAAACAACAGCGCCTGCAAATGCCATGGCGGCTTATCAGGCCAAGCGGGAAGGTATCGGAAATTTCAGTCTGCTGGTAAGTCAGGTGATGGTTCCTCCCGCAATGAGAGCAATTCTCTCTTCTCCGGACAATAAGGTTGAGGGTTTTCTTGCGGCAGGTCATGTGTGCGCGGTTATGGGGTATGAAGAGTATGAGGCTGTTTCAGGAGAGTTTCATGTTCCCATTGTTCCGACCGGCTTTGAGCCGGTTGATCTTCTTGCCGGAATTCTGAAAACCATTGAACTGCTTGAAGATCAAAAGGCGGAAGTGTTCAACCGTTATGGTCGGGTGGTGAGTCGTGAGGGTAATCTTGCCGCAAGGAGGCTCATGGACTCGGTGTATATGGTCAGTGACCGTCAGTGGCGAGGGATTGGTTTAATCCCGAAAAGCGGGCTTGCCCTTCGGGAAGAGTATGCTGCCTGGGATGCCGAAAAAAAATTCGATCTATCCCATATCACTGCCGGCGAATCGCCCCTCTGCATGAGCGGCAGCGTGCTGCGGGGAGTGCTGAAACCGGACGCCTGTCCTGCATTCGGACGCGAGTGCAATCCACAGCACCCTCTTGGAGCGACAATGGTTTCTTCGGAAGGTGCTTGTGCCGCATACTATAACTACCATCGTAACCCATTTTAG
- a CDS encoding HypC/HybG/HupF family hydrogenase formation chaperone: protein MCLAIPGKVLELFDENGLKMGSIDVNGTTTRACLEYVPEIRVGQYTIVHAGFALKIIDEEEAAESLKLWQDLVESGAFDDPDDELPSPETI from the coding sequence ATGTGTCTTGCAATACCAGGAAAAGTGCTCGAACTCTTTGATGAAAACGGTTTGAAAATGGGTTCCATCGATGTGAACGGTACAACGACAAGAGCCTGTCTGGAATATGTTCCGGAGATTCGTGTCGGTCAGTACACTATTGTCCATGCCGGGTTTGCCCTGAAAATCATTGACGAGGAAGAGGCCGCAGAAAGTCTGAAGCTCTGGCAGGATCTTGTCGAGAGCGGAGCTTTTGATGATCCGGATGATGAACTTCCATCCCCGGAAACGATATGA
- a CDS encoding Coenzyme F420 hydrogenase/dehydrogenase, beta subunit C-terminal domain, with the protein MNDVDLYVAGIPCTDNLEPAHLRRVFKNISRSPQTVLNFEFMQDYRVHIMHTDGKVEKIPFFSLPAAVLKVGVFSNSCMSCFDYINSLADITIGYFGAPFSSKEKTQWLLVRTEKGNRLLDLVRSEITITPETGSGESFGAVKASIRHTIGPILEPHLLGERRSMPLFFGKLLSAIKAKKGARGIEFARYSIDIHALRNYYFVRHYTPERLDVLVPDHIRHLVELYHVIDFDNIEPFAGSQNEPLSCKTIS; encoded by the coding sequence ATCAACGATGTTGACCTCTACGTTGCAGGCATTCCATGTACCGACAATCTTGAACCTGCGCACCTTCGCCGGGTATTCAAAAACATCAGCCGTTCCCCTCAAACCGTTCTGAACTTCGAGTTCATGCAGGATTACAGGGTACACATCATGCACACCGACGGAAAAGTTGAAAAAATTCCTTTTTTCAGCCTGCCAGCAGCAGTCCTGAAAGTTGGCGTTTTTTCAAACAGTTGCATGAGCTGTTTTGATTACATCAACAGCCTTGCCGACATCACTATCGGATACTTTGGCGCTCCATTCTCATCTAAAGAAAAAACGCAATGGCTGCTGGTTCGAACTGAAAAGGGCAACCGCCTCCTCGATCTTGTTCGTTCCGAGATCACCATAACGCCAGAAACGGGTAGCGGAGAGAGTTTCGGAGCAGTCAAGGCCTCTATACGACATACAATAGGGCCGATTCTTGAACCACACCTTCTTGGAGAACGTCGATCCATGCCCCTCTTTTTCGGCAAACTTCTCAGCGCCATCAAGGCAAAAAAAGGAGCGAGAGGAATCGAGTTTGCACGATACTCAATCGATATCCATGCACTGAGAAACTATTATTTTGTTCGACACTACACCCCTGAACGGCTTGATGTTCTTGTCCCTGATCACATCCGACATCTGGTTGAACTATACCATGTTATAGATTTCGACAATATTGAGCCATTTGCAGGCAGCCAAAATGAGCCCTTATCTTGCAAAACAATTTCCTGA